Within bacterium, the genomic segment CGGGCGGCGAGGCGAACCGCCGTCTCGGCCAGGAGCGCCGCGCCGAGATTCCCCTTCGGGTCTTCCACGCTGGCGAACCGGTTGCCCACGGAGACACCGGCGACCGCGACGGGAGTACCGGCGGGCTCTGTCATCCCGCCGCGCGTCCACAGCAGAAGCGCCGCGGAGAACTCCTTCCCCACGGCGCCAAGTTTCCCCACCGTGCCCACGATCCCGCCCAGCCGCTTCCCCGCCTTCCCCTCGGGCACGCCGATCCGCGACCCGTCCGGCAGCGTGAAATAGTTCCCCGCCGGCGCCCCCCCGGGGACCTTCGCTGCGCCCGTGATCCCTTTCGCCACCCCCCGCAGGAACGTGTATCCGCCGAACCGGGCGGGGGAGAAGAAGAGGTAGCGCGCCGACGGGGAGGGCAGCGGAGGATTCGCGGCCGCATCGCCCGCGTCGAGGAAGTGCGCCGAGAGGAGCTCCGTCCACCCGGGCATCATCCCGCATCCGACCACCGCGGGAACTCCGGCGTCGCGGAACACGCCGTCGATCTCTCGCCGGTCTTCCGGCGCGGTCGTCCCGTCCCCGATCGTGGCGACGGCGACACTGCCCGCCGCGCATGCGAGGAGGACCGGTTTCTCGTACTCGCCGCAAGGGCCGACGGCGCTGGCCACCGCGTCGATCCCCTCGAGGAGGCGGGACAGCTCCAGCGG encodes:
- a CDS encoding saccharopine dehydrogenase NADP-binding domain-containing protein, coding for MKIVLLGAAGFTGRAAAVLLARRDDVGELILVDYDIRDAKRLAKALSPKCRWAMADVGKPLELSRLLEGIDAVASAVGPCGEYEKPVLLACAAGSVAVATIGDGTTAPEDRREIDGVFRDAGVPAVVGCGMMPGWTELLSAHFLDAGDAAANPPLPSPSARYLFFSPARFGGYTFLRGVAKGITGAAKVPGGAPAGNYFTLPDGSRIGVPEGKAGKRLGGIVGTVGKLGAVGKEFSAALLLWTRGGMTEPAGTPVAVAGVSVGNRFASVEDPKGNLGAALLAETAVRLAARPRKATGLLPLPELIGRKEAEELAARSGARVITG